A portion of the Bacteroides faecium genome contains these proteins:
- a CDS encoding PCMD domain-containing protein: MERIYKNSLLGVLLLLLASCIKNDIDYPVIKLQILDIAVDGQLGNAVINTETNTITLNLDETVNLKKVLVTKLELTDGAKTDLTVNTTLDLTKPKKVTLSLYQDYEWTIIGQQSIERRFVVEDQIGNAVFDVENHLAVAYVTSSTSLRAIQVEDLKLGPTGCTMVPADYSTMHNFMSAQKVTVKYHDITEIWTLYVSPSSSEVVTASADGWTNVAWLYGQGKKGATFGFEICEVSSGEWKAVDNSYITVDGGTFKARVPHLKASTTYNCRAVSDGKYGDILTFTTGEAVELPGSSFDDWHQVKDVWNPWIENGNQMWDTGNEGATTLGESNSVPTNETWNNQGKAAKLFSKFVGLGTIGKFAAGNLYVGKYLETKGTNGRLEFGKPFTARPTKLKIHYKYTTASINNLPSEKNAPADYKRFLSYKGEPDTCAIYIALGDWDSPVEVYTKYSERKLFDKADSHVIAYAEFHTGKTVTEYQELELELDYRSTSRVPKYILVVCSASKYGDYFTGGEGATLWVDDFRLKYDYDD, translated from the coding sequence ATGGAAAGAATATATAAAAATAGTTTGCTGGGAGTATTGCTGTTATTGCTGGCATCTTGTATCAAGAACGATATTGATTATCCGGTAATCAAGCTCCAAATTTTAGATATAGCGGTGGATGGTCAATTGGGTAATGCTGTTATTAATACAGAAACCAATACAATTACTCTGAACTTGGACGAGACTGTTAACTTAAAAAAGGTATTAGTTACAAAATTGGAGTTGACCGATGGAGCTAAAACAGATTTGACGGTTAATACAACATTGGATTTGACAAAGCCTAAAAAGGTTACCTTATCTTTATATCAGGATTATGAATGGACGATTATAGGTCAACAATCCATAGAACGCCGGTTTGTGGTAGAAGACCAAATCGGTAATGCAGTGTTTGATGTTGAAAATCATTTGGCAGTTGCTTATGTAACTTCTTCAACCAGTTTGCGTGCAATTCAAGTAGAAGATTTAAAGTTAGGACCTACGGGATGTACTATGGTTCCAGCGGATTACTCAACAATGCATAATTTTATGTCTGCACAAAAAGTGACTGTGAAATATCATGATATAACGGAGATTTGGACATTATATGTTTCTCCATCAAGCAGTGAGGTAGTAACAGCTTCTGCTGACGGATGGACAAATGTGGCCTGGTTGTATGGTCAAGGCAAGAAGGGAGCAACCTTTGGATTTGAGATTTGTGAAGTATCTTCTGGAGAATGGAAAGCGGTAGATAATTCTTATATAACAGTAGATGGCGGAACTTTTAAAGCTCGTGTTCCTCATCTGAAAGCTTCTACTACTTATAATTGTCGTGCTGTTTCAGATGGGAAATACGGAGATATTCTGACTTTTACAACGGGGGAAGCAGTAGAATTGCCGGGTAGTTCTTTTGATGATTGGCATCAAGTAAAAGATGTCTGGAATCCATGGATTGAAAATGGAAATCAGATGTGGGATACCGGTAATGAAGGAGCTACGACGTTAGGTGAAAGTAATTCGGTTCCTACTAACGAAACTTGGAATAACCAGGGTAAAGCAGCGAAATTATTTTCAAAATTCGTAGGTTTGGGGACAATAGGTAAATTTGCTGCCGGGAATTTATATGTAGGTAAATATCTGGAAACAAAAGGTACAAATGGACGTTTGGAATTTGGCAAACCATTTACAGCAAGACCTACTAAGTTGAAAATACATTATAAATATACAACGGCTTCGATTAACAATCTTCCAAGTGAGAAAAATGCTCCTGCTGATTATAAACGTTTCCTTTCTTATAAGGGGGAGCCGGATACATGTGCTATATATATTGCCTTAGGAGATTGGGATAGTCCGGTCGAAGTTTATACAAAGTATTCGGAACGTAAGTTATTTGATAAGGCAGATTCCCATGTTATTGCTTATGCTGAATTTCACACTGGTAAGACAGTGACGGAGTATCAGGAGTTAGAGTTAGAATTAGATTATCGATCCACTAGTCGCGTGCCTAAATATATTCTTGTAGTATGTTCTGCTAGTAAATATGGGGATTATTTCACGGGGGGAGAAGGAGCTACTTTATGGGTAGATGATTTTAGGTTGAAATACGATTATGATGATTGA
- a CDS encoding DUF4493 domain-containing protein encodes MKKITSILFFALATILSFSACDREKMDNDSTEQGEGSINLASLKGLSVDVSSTTITRADGDVNTDNYLIRIYNADGELVQEWKYSKLPEIFTLKVGSYSIQALSHEVQPAEFEKPYYYAEESFTIEANKVKDLEPLVCRLQNIQVSVTYDDKLKALMGDDVKTIVSVGNASLIFEKDETKSGYFQSNKENDNVMTATMTGKIDGNPESVPYPIKNAKAGQHRIIKFYLKYVNDDGYIEGGFVSMKLAIVAQCTVIEKGVIVEQDEEIIPDPNPSEPEGEKPTIEGVGFNIDESITFPIRTTVDVNVKVTSSEGLSNLKVKIVSDFLTEEMLSDVGLTSEFDLAYPGEYAEGLKGLDFPVGNEVIGAKDLDFAITQFTALLLEPGTHKFIITAIDKKKNQVEKTLTLISVEKE; translated from the coding sequence ATGAAAAAGATAACATCTATACTATTTTTCGCTTTAGCGACAATCCTTTCATTCTCAGCTTGTGACCGTGAGAAAATGGATAATGATTCAACAGAACAAGGTGAAGGCTCTATTAATTTAGCTTCTTTAAAAGGTTTATCAGTTGATGTTTCTTCCACTACAATTACACGTGCTGACGGTGATGTGAATACAGATAATTATTTAATTCGTATTTACAATGCGGATGGAGAATTAGTACAGGAATGGAAGTATAGCAAACTGCCGGAAATATTCACTCTGAAGGTTGGAAGTTATTCTATACAAGCCTTGTCGCATGAAGTTCAACCGGCAGAATTTGAGAAACCATACTACTACGCAGAAGAATCGTTTACGATTGAAGCTAATAAAGTGAAAGACTTGGAGCCATTGGTATGTAGATTGCAGAATATTCAGGTGTCTGTAACTTATGATGATAAGTTGAAAGCACTGATGGGAGATGATGTAAAAACTATTGTTTCTGTTGGTAATGCATCTCTAATATTTGAAAAAGATGAAACCAAGAGCGGTTATTTCCAATCAAATAAAGAAAATGATAATGTGATGACGGCTACTATGACTGGAAAGATAGATGGCAATCCGGAATCTGTACCTTACCCTATAAAAAATGCAAAAGCAGGCCAACATCGTATTATCAAATTCTATTTGAAGTACGTCAATGATGATGGTTATATAGAAGGTGGTTTTGTTTCTATGAAACTGGCTATTGTTGCTCAATGTACGGTTATTGAGAAAGGCGTTATCGTAGAGCAAGATGAAGAAATTATTCCGGATCCGAATCCGTCCGAACCGGAAGGGGAAAAACCGACCATTGAAGGTGTTGGGTTTAATATAGATGAAAGTATAACTTTCCCGATAAGGACGACTGTTGATGTTAATGTGAAAGTGACTAGTTCGGAAGGTTTATCTAACTTGAAAGTGAAAATCGTTTCAGACTTTTTGACAGAAGAAATGTTGTCTGATGTTGGCTTGACTAGTGAATTTGACTTGGCTTATCCGGGTGAGTATGCCGAAGGGTTAAAAGGATTGGATTTCCCTGTCGGTAATGAGGTGATTGGGGCTAAGGATTTAGATTTTGCAATAACTCAATTCACAGCTCTATTGTTAGAACCGGGTACGCATAAGTTTATTATCACTGCTATTGATAAGAAAAAGAATCAAGTAGAGAAAACGTTGACATTAATCTCCGTAGAAAAAGAATAA
- a CDS encoding calycin-like domain-containing protein — MKRISFFLFAMLLGSMSLFTACGDDDDEDTTPSGMVAGTYSGTLVATINGEEVANEAKSLSLEKNGDDAVDVVIKDFNLNVTLGDTSIPVSLGDLRVGKCILSQKDGKTTFSGTENLNGVKVPLAPGVEVTADCKVDIVNATVDGKKLSLPIAVGVSMDGTELLSVSVQYTGTKK; from the coding sequence ATGAAAAGAATTTCATTTTTTTTGTTTGCAATGTTGCTTGGCTCGATGAGCTTGTTTACAGCTTGTGGAGACGATGATGATGAGGATACTACTCCTTCGGGAATGGTGGCTGGTACATATAGTGGTACTTTGGTCGCTACTATAAATGGGGAAGAAGTTGCTAATGAGGCTAAATCCCTGTCTTTGGAAAAGAATGGTGATGATGCTGTAGATGTAGTTATCAAGGATTTTAATCTGAATGTTACTCTTGGTGATACTTCTATACCGGTGAGTCTGGGTGATTTGAGAGTGGGAAAATGTATTCTGTCACAAAAGGACGGAAAAACGACTTTTAGTGGTACCGAAAATTTGAATGGAGTAAAAGTCCCATTAGCTCCTGGTGTGGAAGTAACTGCTGATTGTAAAGTGGATATTGTAAATGCGACAGTCGATGGTAAGAAATTAAGTTTGCCGATAGCTGTTGGCGTAAGCATGGATGGAACGGAATTATTAAGTGTCAGTGTACAATATACTGGAACGAAAAAATAA
- a CDS encoding DUF4493 domain-containing protein — protein sequence MRNVIKVLLLVTIVLVSACESEQKQSNKATGMLSLQLAASKDVINTTTRTEGDSSGNEGDNTEEDDLVPNVGDFTIALMDGNVVKTSWDKFSEYPKYAVLPVGTYVLKAYYGSSDKEGFESPYYEGTQEITIEDDATVEANITCYLTNVKVTVEYTDAFKKYFSDYTTTVQSASGIPVVFSKNEVRAAYVKPGTITVYANVKKQNGQSAKLNVLDIDEAKAREFYRLKLDIDAGSATLKISFDDTTVEKPIEINVSDDILNMQPPFFTASGYSSGEIQEVKEGSSISPLSMLITARNGIKKCVLTTQSTSLLAQGWPASIDLVNPKGEDLEKMKTLGLSMRGLSTNVDKMATLDFSEVISNLQYIGGDDENTFSIVVTDRIGRVNEQEEVIKVKVLDNQFAVGTVDALPVNATSFILPITLDGDLTTIKYQYQENGVWLDIVPSNIASEGINHQVTITLPFMIGKDLSMKISCGSRTEELMISVKPLIFSLQASEMDCWATKAIIHLVYNDIAELDYLQNNMTLQYMENGTDNWVTTKCTVDDEGLAEMTGLLEDQEKARTYQVRAVCVNGVVSTNVVTITTEIAKQLPNAGFESWSWNQTDKNGKPITKNLDLVYWKKWFPWAENEAGEGWNTLNEKTTQDGAAPSKFFGLPTPPYVGCCYVANSGTIPTTDCTSGTYAALVRTVGWGSGSAAAGGASKKGDAGYLYLGTLNKSSYTPQYGIEFSSRPSGVSFMCKYKPKNPVDKFIAKIVVLDSEGNIISEKQLSESECGENSNYTLKRIELDYPKGSKKASKMYILFQSGTQVEPGSTNYDYPPGANLSDGEFLGAQLYIDDVKLVY from the coding sequence ATGAGAAATGTTATTAAGGTATTGTTGTTGGTGACAATAGTATTGGTGTCTGCTTGTGAAAGCGAACAAAAGCAATCCAACAAAGCAACTGGTATGCTAAGTTTGCAATTGGCTGCCAGTAAGGATGTCATCAATACCACTACTCGAACAGAAGGGGATAGTAGTGGAAATGAGGGAGATAACACAGAAGAAGACGATTTAGTACCTAATGTGGGAGATTTTACAATTGCTTTGATGGATGGGAATGTCGTTAAAACTTCGTGGGATAAATTTAGTGAGTACCCCAAATATGCAGTCCTTCCGGTGGGTACTTATGTATTGAAGGCATATTATGGAAGTTCGGATAAAGAAGGATTTGAATCTCCGTATTATGAAGGGACGCAAGAAATAACAATAGAAGATGATGCCACAGTTGAGGCAAATATCACTTGTTATCTGACGAATGTGAAAGTAACCGTAGAATATACGGATGCATTCAAAAAATACTTTTCTGATTATACTACTACTGTACAATCTGCTAGTGGTATTCCTGTAGTTTTCTCGAAAAATGAAGTGCGCGCTGCTTATGTAAAGCCGGGCACTATTACTGTATATGCTAATGTGAAGAAACAAAACGGACAATCCGCCAAATTGAATGTCTTGGACATTGATGAGGCGAAGGCTCGTGAATTCTATCGACTGAAATTGGATATTGATGCAGGAAGCGCTACTTTGAAGATTTCTTTTGATGATACAACAGTAGAAAAACCGATAGAAATCAATGTATCTGATGATATATTAAATATGCAGCCACCATTCTTTACAGCTTCAGGATATAGTTCCGGTGAAATACAGGAAGTAAAAGAAGGTAGTAGTATTTCTCCACTTTCTATGTTGATAACTGCACGCAATGGAATCAAGAAATGTGTGTTGACTACTCAGTCGACTTCTTTACTTGCACAGGGCTGGCCGGCTTCCATTGATTTGGTGAATCCAAAAGGAGAGGATTTGGAAAAAATGAAAACGCTAGGTCTGTCAATGCGTGGGCTAAGTACTAATGTAGATAAAATGGCTACGTTGGATTTTTCTGAAGTAATTTCTAATCTGCAATATATCGGTGGAGACGATGAAAATACTTTTTCTATTGTTGTGACTGATAGAATAGGCCGGGTGAATGAACAAGAGGAAGTAATAAAAGTGAAGGTTTTGGATAATCAGTTTGCAGTAGGTACTGTGGATGCTCTTCCAGTGAATGCAACTTCTTTTATTCTTCCAATTACATTAGATGGTGATCTGACAACTATAAAATATCAGTATCAGGAAAATGGTGTGTGGCTGGATATAGTTCCATCTAATATAGCTTCAGAAGGTATAAATCATCAAGTGACAATAACATTACCGTTTATGATTGGTAAAGATTTGTCGATGAAAATTAGTTGTGGGAGTCGTACAGAGGAATTGATGATTTCTGTAAAACCATTAATATTCAGTTTACAAGCATCAGAAATGGATTGTTGGGCAACTAAAGCAATAATACATCTTGTATATAATGATATTGCAGAATTAGATTATTTGCAGAATAATATGACACTTCAGTATATGGAAAACGGTACTGACAATTGGGTAACAACTAAATGTACGGTAGATGATGAAGGTCTTGCTGAAATGACAGGATTGTTGGAAGATCAGGAAAAAGCACGCACATATCAGGTAAGAGCTGTTTGTGTTAATGGAGTGGTTTCAACTAATGTTGTAACTATAACTACTGAAATAGCCAAACAACTTCCAAATGCAGGCTTTGAATCTTGGTCATGGAATCAGACTGATAAAAATGGTAAACCGATTACTAAGAATCTAGATCTTGTTTATTGGAAAAAATGGTTTCCATGGGCTGAGAATGAGGCAGGAGAAGGGTGGAATACTTTGAATGAAAAAACAACGCAAGATGGTGCTGCTCCTAGTAAGTTCTTTGGACTTCCAACTCCACCTTATGTTGGATGTTGTTATGTTGCTAATTCAGGTACTATTCCTACGACAGATTGCACATCTGGAACATACGCGGCATTAGTGAGAACTGTTGGTTGGGGAAGTGGTAGTGCTGCTGCCGGCGGTGCATCTAAAAAGGGAGATGCAGGTTACTTGTATTTAGGAACATTAAATAAGAGTTCCTATACTCCTCAATATGGTATTGAATTTTCTTCTCGTCCGTCAGGGGTATCGTTTATGTGTAAATATAAACCTAAAAATCCTGTTGATAAGTTTATTGCAAAGATCGTAGTTCTTGATAGTGAAGGCAATATTATTTCAGAAAAACAGTTGTCTGAGTCAGAATGTGGAGAGAATAGCAATTATACTTTAAAGCGTATTGAACTAGATTACCCAAAAGGTAGTAAGAAAGCCAGCAAAATGTATATATTATTCCAATCAGGTACACAAGTCGAACCTGGGAGTACAAATTATGATTATCCTCCGGGAGCAAACCTAAGTGATGGAGAATTCTTGGGAGCTCAATTATATATTGATGATGTCAAATTAGTCTATTAA
- a CDS encoding DUF4493 domain-containing protein — protein MKMKYLQFIFAGILCTLSWIGCTETEQLGGEGTLRMKVSVDPYVKIVNTRSLSSEEQANLENNCEIRIYSGKGLIRYYKGVAQMPEELQLTSGGYTVRVNAGDSVPASFDKSYYKGENSFEITTGNITNQEIKCKIANVLAAVKFSDNVDELFKSYTMTVSTKFGSLDFTQDNIGAIGYYMLSAGETSFQWNFSGILQNGKEFKKSDVVDAESATRYDLKLNFDTDGYEDGGAALKVTVDVTPLETIEDEIEFKQRPSFRGVGFDFSSPYIYALNSTNELAYKIAVTSALTDATLSCDKLMDWGFESSTLQLANMSEEDRLALEEKGLRLTPAFNEETGVGILTVTFTSALIQKMTTEEAFYTLALTATDAADKTNSTTLSIIVSNVAVLTTDVHITDVWTSRAVLRGELIYETTEHLSFNYRIKGAANWENVDAVRDGETMNISAELADLQPGTEYEYQALSGVTPSAVICSFSTESATQLPNGGFERWTDGSPMLIYGSGEDMFWDSGNHGASTLGGNVTTSDSSVRHSGTYSAKLKSQFIGISIFGKFAAGNIFAGKYLKTDGTDGILGWGRDFSSRPKALHGYVRYISGKVNYSSDQIASGAQDQGIIYIALGDWDKVEETNTKEYWPVIIKTKSSERQLFDPSENNTGIIAYGEQVYYDSTEGSGMIEFTIDLDYRSLERKPTSIVVVASASRYGDYFAGSTDSTMWLDDLELIYE, from the coding sequence ATGAAGATGAAATATTTGCAATTTATTTTTGCCGGAATTTTGTGTACCTTATCATGGATAGGGTGTACGGAAACCGAGCAATTAGGTGGAGAAGGCACATTGCGTATGAAAGTCAGTGTTGACCCTTATGTGAAAATTGTCAATACACGTTCGTTGAGCAGTGAAGAACAGGCGAATTTGGAAAACAATTGTGAGATTCGTATTTATAGTGGCAAAGGATTGATACGTTATTACAAGGGGGTGGCACAGATGCCGGAAGAACTGCAATTAACATCCGGTGGTTATACAGTGCGTGTAAACGCGGGTGATTCCGTTCCAGCCTCATTTGATAAATCCTATTATAAAGGTGAGAATTCGTTTGAGATAACGACAGGTAATATCACTAATCAAGAAATCAAATGTAAGATTGCTAATGTACTGGCTGCTGTAAAATTCAGTGATAACGTTGATGAGTTATTCAAAAGCTATACAATGACTGTTTCTACTAAGTTTGGTTCATTAGATTTTACGCAAGATAATATTGGCGCTATTGGTTATTATATGTTGTCCGCAGGAGAAACTTCATTCCAATGGAACTTTAGTGGTATTTTGCAAAATGGCAAGGAGTTTAAAAAATCTGATGTTGTAGATGCAGAATCTGCAACCCGCTACGATTTGAAATTGAACTTTGATACTGATGGATATGAAGATGGTGGAGCAGCCTTGAAGGTAACAGTAGATGTAACTCCTTTGGAGACCATAGAAGATGAGATTGAATTTAAACAACGCCCCTCATTTAGAGGAGTCGGTTTTGATTTTTCTTCTCCTTATATATATGCACTAAACTCAACCAATGAACTGGCTTATAAAATAGCAGTTACATCAGCATTGACAGATGCTACTCTTTCATGTGATAAGTTGATGGATTGGGGATTTGAGAGTTCTACACTGCAGTTGGCCAATATGAGTGAAGAAGATAGATTGGCTTTGGAAGAAAAAGGATTACGACTAACTCCTGCTTTTAATGAAGAGACAGGAGTCGGAATATTAACAGTAACTTTTACCTCTGCCCTCATCCAGAAAATGACAACAGAGGAAGCTTTTTATACTCTAGCTTTAACAGCTACGGATGCTGCTGATAAAACTAACTCAACTACATTATCTATTATAGTGTCGAATGTTGCTGTGTTGACAACAGATGTGCACATAACGGATGTCTGGACCTCAAGAGCTGTTTTGCGTGGAGAACTGATTTACGAGACAACCGAACATTTGAGCTTTAATTACCGTATCAAGGGAGCTGCAAACTGGGAAAATGTTGATGCTGTGAGAGATGGTGAAACTATGAATATATCTGCTGAGTTGGCAGATTTACAACCTGGTACTGAATATGAATATCAGGCATTGTCAGGTGTTACTCCTTCGGCTGTGATTTGTTCTTTCTCTACTGAGTCTGCAACTCAACTTCCGAATGGTGGATTTGAACGTTGGACTGATGGTAGTCCGATGTTGATTTATGGAAGTGGTGAAGATATGTTTTGGGACAGTGGTAACCATGGTGCTTCTACGCTTGGTGGAAATGTAACAACAAGTGATTCTTCTGTTCGACATAGTGGAACGTATTCGGCTAAACTAAAATCGCAATTTATCGGAATTTCAATATTTGGCAAATTTGCAGCAGGAAATATATTTGCAGGAAAATATCTGAAAACGGATGGAACGGATGGTATTTTAGGTTGGGGGCGTGATTTTAGTTCTCGTCCAAAAGCTCTGCATGGCTATGTGCGTTATATTTCTGGCAAAGTAAATTATTCTTCTGATCAGATAGCTTCGGGTGCCCAGGATCAAGGTATTATTTATATTGCTTTGGGAGATTGGGATAAAGTGGAAGAAACCAATACTAAAGAATATTGGCCGGTTATTATAAAAACAAAGTCATCGGAGCGGCAATTGTTTGATCCTTCTGAAAATAATACAGGTATTATTGCTTACGGAGAACAAGTATATTACGACTCGACGGAAGGTAGTGGAATGATAGAGTTTACGATTGATTTAGATTATCGTTCGCTTGAACGCAAGCCAACAAGTATTGTAGTTGTTGCTTCTGCTAGCCGATATGGGGATTATTTTGCCGGAAGTACAGACAGTACGATGTGGTTGGATGATTTGGAATTGATTTACGAATAA
- a CDS encoding helix-turn-helix domain-containing protein, translating into MNKELPKIDLPEEWVIGTGISKELLSLYTNFPCRLKAEIFVLCMDGEIEASVNLSRITVRANEFATIMPGSILQIHSVHGKPTLYFGGFSSKYLEQANFTHSTIDTLFVTMGRPIIPLKPEGARLLEDYFLFLIKLYHFFDGPTRKGITPHLYNNIHTGISTMYKNRLQNTKEHLSRNEQIYKNFTQLVVQNYSQTRNVSWYADKLKIAHSHLCTIVKQVTGNTCIEIISRMVIMDAKSQLKSTAFSIQEISDSLNFANMSFFGKYFKRYVGMSPLAYRNNG; encoded by the coding sequence ATGAATAAAGAATTACCTAAAATAGATTTACCGGAAGAATGGGTTATCGGCACAGGAATCAGTAAGGAACTACTTAGTTTGTACACCAATTTTCCCTGCCGGTTAAAAGCGGAAATTTTCGTATTATGCATGGATGGGGAAATTGAAGCTTCGGTCAATCTGAGCCGTATCACTGTACGTGCCAATGAGTTCGCTACAATTATGCCGGGAAGTATTCTCCAAATACATAGTGTTCATGGAAAACCTACGCTCTATTTTGGCGGATTCTCTTCTAAATATCTGGAACAAGCTAATTTTACCCACTCCACCATTGATACCTTATTTGTTACAATGGGCAGACCGATTATTCCATTGAAACCGGAAGGAGCCAGACTGTTGGAAGACTATTTTCTGTTCCTGATAAAACTTTATCACTTCTTCGATGGACCAACCCGCAAAGGAATTACCCCGCATTTATATAACAATATACATACGGGAATATCTACCATGTACAAGAACCGGCTACAGAACACGAAAGAACATTTGTCGAGAAATGAACAGATCTACAAGAATTTCACGCAACTCGTAGTACAGAATTACAGTCAGACACGTAATGTCTCATGGTATGCCGATAAACTAAAAATAGCACATTCCCACCTCTGTACCATAGTAAAACAAGTGACAGGGAACACATGCATAGAAATCATTTCACGCATGGTTATTATGGATGCTAAATCGCAATTGAAATCCACCGCCTTTTCCATTCAGGAAATTTCCGACTCGCTCAACTTTGCCAATATGTCGTTCTTTGGCAAGTATTTTAAGCGATATGTGGGGATGAGCCCGTTGGCATATCGGAATAATGGATAA